One stretch of Flavobacterium sp. 9 DNA includes these proteins:
- a CDS encoding nitroreductase encodes MKIKYNASKIKQSETSDKLKKVSRNIRNRRSVFANEFIKKEIPDKLLEEILINATWAPNHKMTEPWRFIVFKGKYLKEYGEYMAKYYTNFYSELSPEDQKEKLRYLANYPLNAACLIGVIMVRNTKINLPEWEEIAAVSSAVQNIALTCTAHKIGNYWSTKGVAIDYVAQFDLAENEKSLGLLYLGYHPEDLKSSKKKRTHLSKKVIYLE; translated from the coding sequence ATGAAAATTAAGTACAATGCCAGTAAAATCAAGCAATCAGAAACTTCTGATAAACTAAAAAAAGTTTCAAGGAATATTCGCAATAGAAGAAGCGTCTTTGCCAATGAGTTTATCAAAAAAGAAATACCTGATAAATTGCTTGAAGAAATTCTTATCAATGCCACTTGGGCTCCAAATCATAAAATGACAGAGCCTTGGAGATTTATTGTTTTTAAAGGAAAATATCTAAAAGAATATGGCGAATACATGGCAAAGTATTACACCAATTTCTATAGCGAATTGTCTCCTGAAGATCAAAAAGAAAAGCTTCGTTATCTCGCCAATTATCCACTAAATGCGGCTTGTCTTATTGGCGTAATTATGGTTCGAAATACCAAAATTAATTTACCGGAATGGGAAGAAATTGCAGCAGTTTCCTCGGCTGTGCAAAATATAGCGCTTACCTGTACTGCCCATAAAATAGGCAACTATTGGAGTACCAAAGGAGTTGCTATCGATTATGTTGCACAGTTTGATCTTGCTGAAAACGAAAAATCATTAGGACTTCTCTACTTGGGTTATCATCCTGAGGATTTAAAATCTTCTAAAAAGAAGCGAACTCACCTATCCAAAAAAGTCATTTATCTAGAATAA
- a CDS encoding aspartate aminotransferase family protein, with product MNTTLINEKLPTDKALLPEQELYKDIFHQNSGQEYENAVKLAQERVSNFLKNTKKPFTGIRPAEMKTKVEAIDLASPLPDYQSLLDEVDEIYVNHATAYHLPEYIAHLNCPVVIPALAAEVLISAINSSQDTYDQSAGGTFMERKLIDWTSEQIGYENGDGIFTAGGSQSNLMGLLLARDYYSLEYQKWNIKLDGLPPDASKFRVFVSDKAHFSNHKNAWILGLGEQAIVHVGVDQRYRMDPEKLEKAIAKEIEKGNIPIAITATAGTTDFGNVDPLKAIAEIANRNNLWLHVDAAYGCGLLLTEKHRHLLNGIELADSVTIDYHKSFFQPISSSAFIVKNKLHLNIIKHHADYLNPKEQNYDALPAQINKSIIQSTRRFDALKLWFTLRYLGKEKLGQFTDTIIETTQKTAAYIESDKNFELLCHSDMGVLVFRYLDGPAESNSCEVNQYIKEKLFFSGEVLVASTKVNGEFYLKFTIFNPITTLNDIKNILNLIKQNGNEYHRLN from the coding sequence ATGAATACCACACTAATCAACGAAAAACTACCTACAGACAAAGCGCTCCTGCCAGAACAGGAACTTTACAAAGACATATTTCATCAAAATTCAGGTCAGGAATATGAAAATGCTGTAAAATTAGCGCAGGAACGTGTTTCTAATTTTCTAAAAAACACAAAAAAACCTTTTACGGGAATCAGACCGGCAGAGATGAAAACCAAAGTTGAAGCAATAGATTTAGCTTCGCCTCTACCCGATTATCAAAGTCTCCTTGACGAAGTCGACGAAATTTATGTAAATCATGCAACAGCTTATCACCTTCCTGAATATATCGCGCACTTAAATTGTCCGGTTGTAATTCCGGCTTTGGCGGCAGAAGTTTTGATAAGCGCTATAAATTCTTCGCAAGATACTTATGATCAAAGTGCTGGCGGAACTTTTATGGAACGTAAACTTATCGACTGGACAAGCGAACAAATTGGCTACGAAAACGGCGATGGTATTTTTACTGCCGGAGGTTCTCAAAGTAATTTAATGGGATTGCTTTTGGCGAGAGATTATTATTCCTTAGAATACCAAAAATGGAATATCAAATTGGATGGTCTTCCTCCTGATGCTTCAAAATTCAGAGTTTTTGTTTCGGATAAAGCCCATTTCAGCAATCACAAAAATGCGTGGATTTTAGGTCTTGGAGAACAAGCAATCGTTCATGTTGGTGTCGATCAAAGATACCGTATGGATCCTGAAAAACTGGAAAAAGCTATAGCTAAAGAAATCGAAAAAGGTAATATTCCAATCGCGATTACAGCAACTGCAGGAACTACAGATTTTGGAAACGTAGATCCCCTAAAAGCAATTGCAGAAATTGCCAATCGCAACAATTTATGGCTTCATGTTGATGCAGCTTACGGTTGCGGATTACTTCTAACAGAAAAACACAGACATCTTTTAAACGGAATTGAACTGGCAGATTCTGTAACAATCGATTATCATAAATCATTTTTTCAGCCAATAAGCAGCAGTGCTTTTATCGTAAAAAATAAACTTCACCTGAATATAATCAAACATCACGCTGATTATTTAAATCCAAAAGAACAAAACTACGACGCACTTCCGGCACAAATCAATAAATCGATTATACAAAGTACACGACGTTTTGATGCCTTGAAACTCTGGTTTACACTTCGTTATTTGGGCAAAGAAAAGCTAGGTCAATTTACTGATACAATTATCGAAACAACCCAAAAAACAGCTGCTTATATAGAATCTGATAAAAACTTTGAATTGTTATGTCACTCAGATATGGGTGTTTTAGTATTCAGATATCTTGACGGTCCAGCCGAATCTAACTCTTGTGAAGTCAATCAATACATCAAAGAAAAACTCTTTTTTAGCGGAGAAGTCTTAGTTGCAAGTACCAAAGTAAACGGAGAATTCTATTTGAAATTCACCATTTTCAATCCAATTACAACCCTAAACGACATTAAAAACATTCTTAACCTCATAAAACAAAATGGAAATGAATACCACAGACTTAACTAA
- a CDS encoding MgtC/SapB family protein, producing MSTTEFLTRLVIALFAGLIIGFERQWHHKETGLKTNMLVATGAAAFVLLSIKVAGTAPNIDVTRITAQVVMGVGFLGAGVIFREGANVHGLNSAATIWCSAAIGCIAASGYFVEALICTFLVVTVNTVLEPVENWLRNRK from the coding sequence TTGAGTACTACTGAATTTTTAACCCGACTTGTAATTGCTTTGTTCGCTGGATTAATTATTGGTTTTGAGCGTCAATGGCATCATAAAGAAACTGGTTTAAAAACAAATATGCTGGTTGCAACCGGTGCGGCCGCTTTTGTTTTGTTGTCTATAAAAGTGGCTGGAACGGCACCAAATATTGACGTAACCCGTATTACGGCTCAAGTTGTTATGGGTGTTGGATTTTTGGGTGCGGGAGTTATTTTTAGGGAAGGTGCTAATGTACACGGATTAAATTCGGCGGCCACAATATGGTGCAGCGCTGCTATTGGCTGTATTGCTGCTTCTGGGTATTTTGTTGAGGCTTTGATTTGTACATTTTTGGTTGTTACTGTGAATACTGTTTTGGAACCTGTTGAGAATTGGTTGAGAAATAGGAAGTGA
- a CDS encoding NAD(P)H-dependent oxidoreductase, protein MKTLVIIIHPNLETSIINKRWIEELSKYPDQYTLHDLYSLYPDEKIDIKKEQQLVENHDKIIFQFPFYWFNCPPLFKKWLDEVVISGWAYGKTSSYKLANKKIALSISAGINKEDYSPSGRYKYTLEQLTAPFEVSFNYIKADYKPLFAFYGAEHEVTKEQLENNTKEYISFLEAL, encoded by the coding sequence ATGAAAACACTTGTAATTATAATTCATCCCAATCTCGAAACATCCATTATAAACAAAAGATGGATCGAAGAATTAAGTAAATATCCAGATCAATATACCTTACATGATTTGTACAGTTTATATCCAGACGAAAAAATCGACATTAAAAAAGAACAGCAATTAGTAGAAAATCACGACAAGATTATATTTCAGTTCCCATTTTACTGGTTCAATTGTCCGCCTTTATTCAAAAAATGGTTAGATGAAGTTGTAATTTCCGGATGGGCTTACGGAAAAACCAGCAGTTATAAGTTAGCCAATAAAAAAATTGCCTTAAGTATTTCAGCAGGAATTAATAAAGAAGATTACAGTCCAAGCGGAAGATATAAATACACACTAGAACAATTAACAGCACCATTTGAAGTTTCTTTCAATTACATCAAAGCCGATTATAAACCCTTATTTGCTTTTTACGGAGCTGAACATGAAGTAACCAAAGAACAACTAGAAAATAATACAAAAGAATACATTTCATTTCTGGAAGCTTTGTAA
- a CDS encoding outer membrane beta-barrel protein: protein MKKYINYITSTLMITVLLGTCLKSNAQDKKQELSISVAGPFSFLKYPSAGEVVPGNGISAGLRYSYYLNEGISIGVGAEYQTYRSDVKFAYLAGQYTTIDAENESFQFRYKATQLREKQNLGYVNVPITIQYENPGTTKFYIAAGFKVGFAVSGNYETKIDNLTTSGYYPQYNVELFGPAFAGFASTDDIKVSKQDVTTKTSYSATFETGLKQKVGDRSSVYIGLYLDYGLNDIIDKNNKNLVEYNPAIPVQLHYNSTLDTQFTNNIRLVSYGLKLRYALR from the coding sequence ATGAAAAAATATATAAACTATATAACATCAACGTTGATGATTACGGTACTTTTAGGAACATGTCTAAAAAGTAATGCTCAGGATAAAAAACAAGAATTATCAATTTCTGTCGCAGGTCCGTTTTCATTTCTGAAATATCCCAGCGCCGGAGAAGTAGTTCCTGGAAACGGAATCAGTGCCGGACTTCGCTATTCGTATTATTTAAACGAAGGCATAAGTATTGGTGTTGGTGCAGAATATCAAACGTATAGATCTGATGTAAAATTCGCGTATCTTGCAGGGCAATATACAACCATTGATGCCGAAAATGAATCATTTCAATTCAGATACAAAGCAACTCAATTAAGAGAAAAGCAAAATTTAGGATATGTAAATGTTCCAATTACGATTCAATATGAGAATCCGGGAACAACAAAATTTTATATAGCTGCCGGTTTTAAAGTAGGATTTGCAGTAAGCGGAAACTATGAAACAAAAATAGACAATCTTACTACAAGCGGTTATTATCCACAATACAATGTTGAATTGTTTGGTCCGGCATTTGCAGGATTTGCAAGTACAGATGATATCAAAGTAAGCAAACAAGATGTAACTACGAAAACCTCATATTCAGCTACGTTTGAAACAGGTTTAAAACAAAAAGTAGGAGACAGAAGTTCCGTTTACATCGGACTATATCTGGACTATGGATTAAATGACATAATAGATAAAAACAACAAAAATCTAGTAGAATATAATCCTGCAATACCAGTACAGCTGCACTACAACAGTACACTTGATACACAATTCACAAATAATATCAGATTGGTTTCATACGGGCTTAAATTGAGATATGCCTTGAGATAA
- a CDS encoding helix-turn-helix domain-containing protein produces MYQRKIPIDYNCGLTVAMEVFGSKWKFCLLDEISKGIKRPKDLVNAITGITKRVLQNQLKELEFHGLLGKTVYYEVPLRVEYFLTEEGESLMPLISAIDKWGLEFAPQLKNILENQTVEVES; encoded by the coding sequence ATGTATCAGCGAAAAATACCAATTGATTATAACTGTGGTCTTACTGTAGCTATGGAAGTGTTTGGTTCTAAATGGAAATTTTGTTTGTTGGATGAAATTTCAAAAGGTATAAAACGTCCTAAGGATTTGGTTAATGCGATTACGGGGATTACGAAACGTGTATTGCAAAACCAGCTTAAGGAATTGGAATTTCATGGACTTTTAGGAAAAACTGTTTATTATGAAGTTCCGTTACGTGTAGAATATTTTCTTACGGAAGAGGGCGAATCGTTAATGCCTTTGATTTCTGCTATTGATAAATGGGGATTGGAATTTGCTCCTCAATTAAAAAACATATTAGAAAATCAAACTGTTGAAGTAGAAAGCTAA
- a CDS encoding taurine catabolism dioxygenase TauD: MKSQSIIAEERPAKTNLSFEIPTKPLIVVVTPQERNILSNVGNLLVKAFDHYETPDYIAALHLHAFQLLPERISRILSQFGSDFSANQYGAIVFQGLLEVDQEDLGPTPPNWQGADYAKLNKYGFICSLLHGAVPSKPVQYYAQRKGGGLLHAVIPDEKMAATQTGSGSKTDLYVHTEDAFLSNQADFLSFLYLRNEERVPSTLYSIRSHGEVNETMEKLFDPIYQCPKDANYDDDQAIPGPTASVLYGNRQLPFIRFDAAEQIFNENAGQTPEALYNLTEFWNEAKELINSEYVPNSGDVIFVNNHLCAHGRSAFVAGQREENGKIVKCERRQMLRMMSKTSLIHMRSVTQTNDPYFIMEEHLGKIFDLD, from the coding sequence ATGAAATCACAATCAATTATTGCAGAGGAAAGGCCTGCAAAAACAAATTTAAGTTTTGAAATTCCTACAAAGCCATTAATAGTAGTAGTTACGCCTCAGGAAAGGAATATTTTGTCGAATGTTGGCAATCTTTTAGTGAAAGCTTTTGATCATTATGAAACCCCCGATTATATTGCTGCGCTTCATCTTCACGCTTTTCAATTGCTTCCGGAACGCATTAGCAGAATTTTAAGTCAGTTTGGTTCTGATTTTTCGGCTAATCAATATGGGGCAATTGTTTTTCAGGGCCTTCTGGAAGTCGATCAGGAAGATTTAGGACCAACGCCTCCAAACTGGCAAGGTGCAGATTATGCAAAACTGAATAAATACGGTTTTATATGTTCGCTTCTTCATGGCGCAGTTCCTTCTAAACCGGTGCAATATTATGCGCAAAGAAAGGGTGGAGGGCTTTTGCATGCTGTGATTCCGGATGAAAAAATGGCTGCAACTCAAACCGGATCTGGTTCTAAAACGGATTTATATGTTCATACCGAAGATGCTTTTTTGAGCAATCAGGCTGACTTTTTGAGTTTTCTTTATCTAAGAAATGAGGAAAGGGTTCCTTCAACTTTATATTCGATTCGTTCTCACGGTGAAGTTAATGAGACTATGGAAAAATTATTTGATCCAATTTATCAGTGTCCAAAAGATGCTAATTATGATGATGATCAGGCAATTCCTGGTCCTACGGCTTCGGTTTTATACGGAAACAGACAACTTCCTTTTATTCGTTTTGATGCCGCCGAACAAATATTCAATGAAAATGCGGGACAAACTCCGGAAGCTCTTTATAATTTAACTGAATTTTGGAATGAGGCTAAGGAACTTATAAATAGTGAATATGTGCCAAATTCAGGTGATGTAATCTTTGTAAATAATCATTTGTGCGCGCATGGTCGAAGTGCTTTTGTTGCGGGACAACGTGAAGAAAATGGCAAGATTGTAAAATGCGAACGCCGACAAATGCTTAGAATGATGAGCAAAACGAGTTTAATTCATATGCGATCTGTGACTCAAACTAATGATCCTTATTTTATCATGGAAGAGCATTTGGGGAAAATTTTTGATCTGGATTAG